A window of the Maylandia zebra isolate NMK-2024a unplaced genomic scaffold, Mzebra_GT3a scaffold01, whole genome shotgun sequence genome harbors these coding sequences:
- the LOC112430616 gene encoding myelin-oligodendrocyte glycoprotein-like translates to MKMLLVLLLLINISQHALAVVVEVNDLSCCPVSTQREGRDDLRGQNQRYSGRTSMRRDALHTLDFSLTLRKPQLTDSGSYTCSISFGREELTLTVIQLQVKDQQVEMKVTEGLESVILPCKTKSYLPEDTTVEWTRSDPELMMVHVYANEGDQLNDQDGLYRDRTTVNEDLLRTGDLSLTLKKPTKRDSGGYICTIYRDKDILRQKVELQVKEPFPSWAIALPIILVVLGVSGDLL, encoded by the exons ATGAAGATGCTGCTGGTGTTGCTGCTCCTCATCAACA tttcccagcatgccctggctgtggtggtggaggtgaatgatCTGTCCTGCTGCCCTGTCAGTACTCAG CGAGAAGGAAGAGATGACCTTAGAGGACAAAACCAGCGTTACAGCGGGCGCACATCGATGAGGCGTGATGCTCTGCACACTTtagacttcagcctcactctgagaaaaccACAACTGACCGACAGCGGCAgctacacctgctccatcagttTTGGAAGAGAAGAGCTGACACTGACAGTTATACAGctacaggtcaaag ACCAGCAGGTGGAGATGAAGGTGACTGAAGGCTTAGAGTCCGTCATCCTGCCCTGCAAAACAAAATCTTACCTACCTGAGGACACCACAGTGGAGTGGACTCGCTCTGACCCAGAACTCATGATGGTTCATGTGTATGCAAACGAAGGCGACCAACTTAATGACCAGGACGGCCTTTACAGAGACCGAACAACAgtgaatgaagacctgctgagaactggagacctcagtctgaccctgaaaaaaCCCACAAAGAGAGACAGTGGAGGATACATCTGCACCATCTACAGGGACAAAGACATCCTGAGACAGAAAGTagagctgcaggtcaaag AGCCATTCCCATCTTGGGCCATAGCTCTCCCAATTATCCTGGTTGTTCTTGGGGTTTCTGGAGATCTTTTATGA